From Hydra vulgaris chromosome 15, alternate assembly HydraT2T_AEP, one genomic window encodes:
- the LOC100201163 gene encoding uncharacterized protein LOC100201163, whose protein sequence is MVYTRFVEAGRVALVNLGKYEGKLVVICDIVDLKRGIVENPVNGIPRQVMRFKDLSLTDLKIDIPLGARSGAVRKQYEKSEINAKWDKTAWCAKLKNRIAKSNLNDFDRFKSKNAKQNKNRKIKAVLKLMKADARKK, encoded by the exons ATG GTCTATACGAGGTTTGTTGAGGCCGGTCGTGTAGCCTTAGTGAACTTAGGAAAATACGAAGGAAAATTGGTTGTCATTTGTGATATAGTCGACTTAAAAAGA GGAATAGTTGAAAATCCTGTGAATGGCATCCCTCGTCAAGTAATGCGTTTCAAAGACTTAAGTTTAACAGACTTAAAGATAGATATTCCTCTTGGTGCACGAAGTGGTGCTGTTCGTAAGCAGTATGAAAAAAGCGAAATTAATGCTAAATGGGATAAAACAGCTTGGTGTGCAAAACTTAAAAACAGAATTGCTAAATCTAACTTAAATGACTTTGATAGGTTCAAGAGTAAAAATGCCAAACAGAAT aaaaatcgAAAAATAAAAGCAGTTCTGAAGTTGATGAAAGCTGATGCACGAAAGAAGTAA